In Phaseolus vulgaris cultivar G19833 chromosome 10, P. vulgaris v2.0, whole genome shotgun sequence, a single genomic region encodes these proteins:
- the LOC137818298 gene encoding trihelix transcription factor ASIL2, with amino-acid sequence MDDDEEIQSHPSPASGSPLSSPRANGRITVTVAAPAPSNSLALALPIQQPAKGNGGGGGGGGGGREDCWSEGATAVLIDAWGERYLELSRGNLKQKHWKEVADIVSGREDYTKAPKTDIQCKNRIDTVKKKYKSEKAKIAAGATSKWPFFDRLDKLIGPSAKIPGAGGSSGTAGTSAAGNSILQPQKVPLGIPVGIRDGVNQYHRPQRPAQQQQQQPVPLKNQKIQFRRRDPPLESDSDERGASSPASSDSFPPESFERKRPRVMSSNAGKGSEGRRKAKGWGSAVRELTQAILKFGEAYEHAESSKLQQVVEMEKQRMKFAKDLELQRMQFFMKTQLEISQLKLGRKGANPSNNHHSTNINNNNNNHNNNSDSE; translated from the coding sequence ATGGACGACGACGAAGAGATCCAGTCGCATCCGTCGCCGGCGAGCGGATCCCCGTTGTCGTCTCCGCGGGCCAACGGACGGATAACGGTGACGGTCGCGGCGCCGGCGCCGTCGAATAGTTTGGCATTAGCGCTTCCGATTCAGCAGCCGGCGAAGGGGAACGGTGGGGGAGGAGGCGGCGGCGGTGGAGGGAGGGAGGATTGCTGGAGCGAAGGCGCGACGGCGGTACTGATCGACGCGTGGGGAGAGAGGTATCTGGAACTGAGCAGAGGAAATCTGAAACAGAAGCACTGGAAGGAGGTGGCGGATATTGTGAGCGGCAGAGAGGATTACACGAAGGCGCCGAAGACCGATATTCAGTGCAAAAACCGGATCGACACCGTAAAGAAGAAGTACAAATCGGAGAAGGCGAAGATCGCCGCCGGCGCCACCAGCAAGTGGCCGTTCTTCGACCGATTGGACAAATTGATAGGCCCAAGCGCCAAGATCCCCGGCGCCGGCGGCTCCTCCGGGACAGCCGGCACCAGCGCTGCCGGAAACAGTATTTTACAGCCGCAGAAAGTGCCTTTGGGGATTCCGGTCGGCATTCGCGACGGCGTGAATCAGTATCACCGTCCTCAAAGGCCGGCGCAGCAGCAACAACAGCAGCCGGTTCCGTTGAAGAACCAGAAGATTCAGTTCCGGCGCCGCGATCCACCGTTGGAATCCGATTCGGACGAGCGTGGCGCCTCGTCGCCAGCCTCAAGCGACAGTTTTCCGCCGGAGAGTTTCGAGCGGAAGAGGCCGCGGGTGATGAGTTCGAACGCGGGGAAAGGAAGCGAAGGTAGACGGAAGGCGAAAGGCTGGGGAAGCGCGGTGAGGGAACTGACGCAGGCGATTCTGAAATTTGGCGAGGCGTATGAACATGCGGAGAGCTCGAAGCTGCAGCAGGTGGTGGAGATGGAGAAGCAGAGGATGAAGTTCGCGAAGGATTTGGAGTTGCAGAGGATGCAGTTTTTCATGAAGACACAATTGGAGATTTCGCAACTCAAGCTTGGAAGAAAAGGTGCTAATCCTAGCAACAATCACCATAGCACCAAcatcaataacaataacaacaatcatAACAATAATAGTGACAGCGAGTGA
- the LOC137812510 gene encoding uncharacterized protein → MKSDTLLDYAVFQLSPRRSRCELLVSSDGNTEKLASGLLKPFLTNLKVAEEQVALAASSIKLEIDRHKNAEAWFTKGTFERFVRFVSTPEVLEMVNTYDAEMSQLEAARRIYSQGAGDQRSDPQGGNGAGAITVADATTKELLRAIDVRLSAVRQDLTTACARASASGFNPHTISHLKHFSHRFGAHRLNEACTKYMSLYERRPDLISHWPGGDDRELRSSVSSDMSIDNDDGPNQPQAQAQAQAHDQLSDPPKPKPSANLASLRRSNTSVNSRDDNNDTPTKEETESPASATSASTAPAGRRLSVQDRINLFENKQKENSSGKPPELRRLSSDVLRRWSVASDMSIDVSGEKKESDSPLSSSVSQTKSLVSEEKDRNDNISEKFGKTDQGSYQETGKVSVFDEDMNEGFKDQVGGDGGVPEAAVLKKGSSEVVGGGPMLSSGDDDVKVYDGLKNHVVAPSLIRGPRSHSRSLSAQFEGGNGLKLRDVSVRADQSSQIEVEDSSSFPNKDKDSQIPKMKYQKSLPGRSEQQLSMIQGKRDETNKSTHELSKMKQVLETQDNARPTSTPPLEQQHQRMRQAKGNQGLHDELKMKADELEKLFAEHKLRVPGDQSGSARRVEPADAHIEQSQYRKAGVGESTPQLPSRSNVIEVAGSSSSLASFDAKSVAKTVDSHNSGDALRQSFSDLNLSEDSRGKFYEKYMKKRNAKLREDWSTNRAEKEARMKAMQDSLEMSRAEMKAKFSGSNNRQDLASGAHRAEKLRYFKSNIKREQHPIDSLQNEDDEDVSEFSEEKTYGASRQSRKFFPRHTSSGTPRTTAVSVSRSSGRRRDNPLAQSVPNFSDLRKENTKPSSGVSKTTRTQVRSYSRSKSTTEEMQGVKEEKSRQAQSLRKSSANPAEFKDLSALNPDGIVLSPLKFDMDETDLGPYDQSPRSFLKKGNNIGSGSVGNAIRMKASMASDTQKNKEFDDLEFDEDDSLQMATEEQDDIETMVIKDIAYNNNGKVSLSQESGKSGNSGSEIGDSTRSFAQVDPISGGEMASGFPSTFNGVRSVQDSPVESPVSWNSRVPHPFSYPHESSDIDASVDSPIGSPASWNSHSLNQGDNDAARMRKKWGSAQKPFLVANSSQNQPRKDVTKGFKRLLKFGRKTRGSESLADWISATTSEGDDDTEDGRDLANRSSEDLRKSRMGFSHGHPSDDSFNENELFNEQVQSLQSSIPAPPAHFKLRDDHMSGSSLKAPKSFFSLSTFRSKGSDSKPR, encoded by the exons ATGAAGTCTGATACGCTTCTTGATTACGCGGTATTCCAATTGTCTCCAAGGCGTTCAAG ATGTGAGTTGCTGGTTTCGAGTGATGGGAACACTGAGAAACTAGCATCAGGATTGTTGAAGCCATTCTTGACCAATTTAAAGGTTGCAGAAGAGCAGGTTGCTCTAGCTGCCTCATCAATCAAGCTAGAAATTGATAGACATAAGAATGCCGAGGCGTGGTTTACAAAAGGAACATTTGAGAG GTTTGTGCGGTTTGTTAGCACACCAGAGGTTTTGGAAATGGTCAATACCTATGATGCAGAAATGTCCCAATTAGAAGCAGCAAGAAGAATATATTCTCAG GGGGCAGGGGATCAGCGTTCAGATCCACAAG GTGGGAATGGAGCAGGAGCAATAACAGTGGCAGATGCTACAAC GAAGGAACTGCTAAGAGCAATTGATGTACGACTGAGTGCAGTTAGGCAGGACCTAACCACAGCATGTGCTCGTGCATCAGCCTCTGGTTTCAATCCCCACACCATCTCTCATCTCAAACATTTCTCTCATCGTTTCGGTGCTCATAGATTGAA TGAAGCATGTACTAAGTACATGTCACTGTACGAAAGAAGACCGGACCTTATCAGTCACTGGCCAGGTGGCGATGACAGGGAACTCCGATCATCAGTTAGTTCTGACATGTCCATCGACAACGATGATGGGCCCAACCAACCTCAGGCccaggcccaagcccaagcccatgatCAACTATCCGACCCACCAAAGCCCAAGCCTTCTGCTAACTTGGCCTCGCTGCGACGAAGCAATACTAGCGTGAACTCGAGGGACGACAACAACGACACCCCTACCAAAGAGGAGACGGAGTCGCCGGCGTCGGCCACCTCGGCGTCGACGGCTCCGGCGGGTCGGAGGCTTAGCGTGCAGGACCGGATCAACCTGTTCGAGAATAAGCAGAAGGAGAATTCCTCCGGGAAGCCGCCGGAACTCCGGCGGCTCTCCTCTGATGTGCTGCGGCGGTGGAGCGTCGCGAGCGACATGAGCATCGACGTGAGCGGGGAGAAGAAGGAATCGGATAGCCCCTTGTCGTCCTCTGTTTCGCAGACGAAGTCCCTTGTTTCTGAAGAGAAGGATCGAAACGACAACATATCGGAGAAATTTGGGAAGACTGATCAAGGGTCTTATCAGGAGACAGGGAAAGTTTCCGTTTTTGACGAGGACATGAACGAGGGGTTTAAGGATCAGGTGGGTGGTGATGGTGGTGTTCCTGAGGCCGCAGTATTGAAGAAGGGTTCATCTGAGGTTGTTGGTGGTGGTCCTATGTTGTCTTCTGGGGATGATGATGTGAAGGTTTATGATGGGCTGAAAAATCATGTGGTTGCACCGTCACTTATTAGGGGACCCCGAAGTCATTCTCGATCCTTATCAGCACAGTTTGAAGGTGGCAATGGACTCAAATTGAGGGATGTTTCTGTTCGTGCTGATCAATCTTCACAGATTGAGGTTGAGGACTCTTCTTCATTCCCTAACAAGGATAAGGATTCCCAAATCCCAAAAATGAAGTACCAGAAATCTCTACCTGGTAGAAGTGAACAACAGTTGAGCATGATACAAGGTAAAAGGGATGAAACTAACAAAAGTACTCATGAACTTAGCAAAATGAAACAAGTTTTGGAGACTCAGGACAATGCACGTCCAACCTCAACCCCACCTTTAGAGCAGCAACATCAGAGGATGAGGCAAGCTAAAGGAAATCAAGGGCTGCATGATGAGCTGAAAATGAAGGCTGATGAACTTGAAAAGCTTTTTGCTGAGCATAAACTGAGGGTTCCTGGGGACCAGTCTGGTTCTGCGAGGAGAGTTGAGCCGGCTGATGCACATATAGAACAGTCACAGTATAGGAAAGCTGGAGTAGGGGAGTCCACTCCTCAATTGCCTTCCAGAAGCAACGTGATTGAAGTGGCTGGGAGTTCAAGCAGTCTGGCAAGCTTTGATGCTAAGTCGGTTGCAAAGACAGTGGACAGTCACAATTCTGGTGATGCTTTGAGGCAAAGTTTTTCTGATCTTAACTTGAGTGAAGATTCTAGAGGAAAGTTTTATGAGAAGTACATGAAGAAGAGGAATGCCAAGCTTCGAGAAGATTGGAGTACGAACAGAGCTGAGAAGGAAGCTAGGATGAAGGCCATGCAGGATAGCCTTGAGATGAGTAGAGCTGAAATGAAGGCCAAGTTTTCGGGCTCTAACAACAGACAAGATTTAGCATCAGGTGCTCATCGTGCCGAGAAACTTAGATATTTCAAATCAAATATTAAGAGGGAGCAG CATCCGATAGATTCCCTTCAGaatgaagatgatgaagatgTTTCTGAATTCTCAGAAGAGAAAACTTATGGTGCTTCAAGGCAAAGTAGGAAATTTTTTCCTAGACATACATCTTCAGGTACCCCTCGAACTACGGCTGTGTCGGTCTCACGCTCATCTGGAAGGCGAAGAGACAATCCACTTGCTCAGTCTGTTCCAAACTTTTCTgatttaagaaaagaaaatacaaagccTTCTTCTGGAGTCAGTAAAACAACCCGCACTCAGGTGAGGTCTTATTCCCGTAGCAAAAGCACCACCGAGGAGATGCAAGGAGTCAAGGAAGAGAAGTCGAGGCAAGCTCAGTCTTTAAGGAAAAGTTCTGCTAATCCTGCAGAGTTTAAGGATTTGTCCGCTTTGAACCCAGATGGGATTGTTTTGTCTCCATTGAAATTTGATATGGACGAGACTGATCTAGGTCCTTATGATCAATCACCTAGATCTTTCCTTAAAAAGGGTAATAACATAGGTTCTGGTTCTGTTGGCAATGCTATCCGGATGAAAGCTTCAATGGCATCTGATActcaaaaaaataaagaatttgaTGACCTTGAATTTGACGAGGATGATTCTTTGCAGATGGCCACAGAGGAACAGGATGACATTGAAACTATGGTTATCAAAGATATTGCTTATAATAATAACGGAAAGGTTAGTCTGAGCCAGGAATCCGGAAAGTCTGGTAATTCTGGATCTGAAATTGGTGATTCTACTAGGTCTTTTGCCCAGGTTGACCCTATTTCAGGAGGTGAAATGGCTTCTGGGTTTCCATCCACATTCAACGGTGTAAGATCTGTGCAGGATTCTCCTGTTGAAAGTCCCGTGTCATGGAATTCTCGCGTGCCTCATCCTTTTTCATACCCGCATGAGTCATCTGACATTGATGCTTCCGTAGATTCTCCAATTGGAAGCCCTGCATCTTGGAATTCTCATTCTCTTAACCAGGGTGACAATGATGCTGCCAGAATGAGGAAAAAATGGGGAAGTGCTCAAAAACCATTTCTTGTTGCTAATTCATCCCAAAATCAACCCCGCAAGGATGTCACTAAAGGTTTTAAGCGGTTGCTAAAGTTTGGGAGGAAAACTCGTGGATCCGAGAGTTTGGCTGATTGGATCTCTGCTACAACATCTGAAGGAGATGATGACACTGAAGATGGCCGAGATCTGGCCAATCGGTCATCAGAAGACCTGAGGAAGTCAAGAATGGGATTCTCTCATGGTCATCCTTCTGATGACAGCTTCAATGAAAATGAGCTGTTCAATGAACAGG TCCAATCCTTGCAAAGCTCTATTCCTGCACCTCCTGCTCATTTTAAACTAAGGGATGATCACATGTCTGGAAGTTCATTAAAAG CTCCCAAATCATTTTTTTCACTATCAACTTTCCGAAGCAAGGGTAGTGACTCGAAACCCAGATGA